The DNA sequence CTGTCGGTTGCAGTATCCGTAAATGATGGGGTTGAGCGAGTTGCTGAGGAAGTAAGATCGCATTCCGATACAATAAAATAGCTCGGTGACGTGGTTCATGTTGAGTTCGTACTGGATGATGGTTCGCGCCACCTGCAGCGAGAGGCAAGGGATGTAACTGAGGATAAAGAGAAGCGTCACCAAGAAGACAGTGAGGTTGGTACGATTCAGTGTTTTGCTGTTCGATCGTTCGTCGGTTAACGCCTGTGGGCTGTTTGGCATTTCAATGGGGGCGTTAGACGTTGTCCTGTTGCTGCCAATCGGATTGGAACAGCGGTTCTTCACCTCGAGCCAGAGTAGTAAATAGCAGATGGACATGGCCACAAACgaggagatgatgatgaggaacaAGATACCGAAATAGATTTTCGGAAATTTAGTGTTTCGCACGTTATCCGAAATAGAACAGTCGGTGCCGTTGATATAGGGGATGCGTGTTGGGTGTGTCATTTTGCCGGAGATATAGAGCATGGGGGAGGTGACTCCGATGCCAATCACCGatatgacgacggcgatgatctTGGCTTCTCTCACGGAAATCTGTCGTTTGAACGGGCGACATACCCTCTTGTAGCGGTCCACGGCAATGATAAGAAGTATAATACTGGAGCTGCCTGTCGTGAAATAGGAGAGGAACCGAAGTATTTTACAGGCAATCATCGAAGGAAACATGAAAGGATAACGCATATCCAAGATCTCTGTCGGCATAGCGATGCAACAGGACAAGATGTCGAATACGGCCAGAACGATAATGAAACAGTGTGTGGGCAACATTTTCAGTCGGTATCCGTAGATATAACAGGTGATGGTGTTGCCAAAAAGACCGATGACCATTAAGATGATGGTGTATATAATGGCCGGTATGCGGAGCAGTGCCTTCTCGTCGTTCAGACGTTCCAAAGTGATGTTTACGGCAGTCACGACGGGGCTTCCTGTGTACTCCATTGtcctggtagtagtagtagtagtagtagtagtagtggtagtaggcACTGTTCTTCTTTGTTgttctcttttccccctctctctctttggactctgtaaaggaaaataaataaaggtaattGTTAGACATGTgttctatattatatttaaaaacaaaacgaaaataataatggcaacaacaacaacagcaacaacaacaacaacaacaacaacaacaacaacaacaacaacaacaacaacaacaacaacaNNNNNNNNNNNNNNNNNNNNNNNNNNNNNNNNNNNNNNNNNNNNNNNNNNNNNNNNNNNNNNNNNNNNNNNNNNNNNNNNNNNNNNNNNNNNNNNNNNNNNNNNNNNNNNNNNNNNNNNNNNNNNNNNNNNNNNNNNNNNNNNNNNNNNNNNNNNNNNNNNNNNNNNNNNNNNNNNNNNNNNNNNNNNNNNNNNNNNNNNNNNNNNNNNNNNNNNNNNNNNNNNNNNNNNNNNNNNNNNNNNNNNNNNNNNNNNNNNNNNNNNNNNNNNNNNNNNNNNNNNNNNNNNNNNNNNNNNNNNNNNNNNNNNNNNNNNNNNNNNNNNNNNNNNNNNNNNNNNNNNNNNNNNNNNNNNNNNNNNNNNNNNNNNNNNNNNNNNNNNNNNNNNNNNNNNNNNNNNNNNNNNNNNNNNNNNNNNNNNNNNNNNNNNNNNNNNNNNNNNNNNNNNNNNNNNNNNNNNNNNNNNNNNNNNNNNNNNNNNNNNNNNNNNNNNNNNNNNNNNNNNNNNNNNNNNNNNNNNNNNNNNNNNNNNNNNNNNNNNNNNNNNNNNNNNNNNNNNNNNNNNNNNNNNNNNNNNNNNNNNNNNNNNNNNNNNNNNNNNNNNNNNNNNNNNNNNNNNNNNNNNNNNNNNNNNNNNNNNNNNNNNNNNNNNNNNNNNNNNNNNNNNNNNNNNNNNNNNNNNNNNNNNNNNNNNNNNNNNNNNNNNNNNNNNNNNNNNNNNNNNNNNNNNNNNNNNNNNNNNNNNNNNNNNNNNNNNNNNNNNNNNNNNNNNNNNNNNNNNNNNNNNNNNNNNNNNNNNNNNNNNNNNNNNNNNNNNNNNNNNNNNNNNNNNNNNNNNNNNNNNNNNNNNNNNNNNNNNNNNNNNNNNNNNNNNNNNNNNNNNNNNNNNNNNNNNNNNNNNNNNNNNNNNNNNNNNNNNNNNNNNNNNNNNNNNNNNNNNNNNNNNNNNNNNNNNNNNNNNNNNNNNNNNNNNNNNNNNNNNNNNNNNNNNNNNNNNNNNNNNNNNNNNNNNNNNNNNNNNNNNNNNNNNNNNNNNNNNNNNNNNNNNNNNNNNNNNNNNNNNNNNNNNNNNNNNNNNNNNNNNNNNNNNNNNNNNNNNNNNNNNNNNNNNNNNNNNNNNNNNNNNNNNNNNNNNNNNNNNNNNNNNNNNNNNNNNNNNNNNNNNNNNNNTGTGCTTGCGTGCGTTTCTGTGTCTTCGTGCGTATGTTACCAATGAGTCAAAAGAGTTTCAACAAAGCCATTTCGATAGAACCATGCACTCAAACAAGACAGTGTTTCCTTCGAAATTGCCAAGcaaagaagtggtggtggtggtggtgggggggattaTCTaatgagagggtgagaaagaaaaaaaagatacaagaaaaaaaaaaggaaggaaggaaggaaagaaagagatagaaagaattaataataCGTTGTCTTTCGGAATTTCCTTCgtgttcttgtattctttttatctaaaatttta is a window from the Octopus bimaculoides isolate UCB-OBI-ISO-001 chromosome 25, ASM119413v2, whole genome shotgun sequence genome containing:
- the LOC106873254 gene encoding neuropeptide FF receptor 2; protein product: MEYTGSPVVTAVNITLERLNDEKALLRIPAIIYTIILMVIGLFGNTITCYIYGYRLKMLPTHCFIIVLAVFDILSCCIAMPTEILDMRYPFMFPSMIACKILRFLSYFTTGSSSIILLIIAVDRYKRVCRPFKRQISVREAKIIAVVISVIGIGVTSPMLYISGKMTHPTRIPYINGTDCSISDNVRNTKFPKIYFGILFLIIISSFVAMSICYLLLWLEVKNRCSNPIGSNRTTSNAPIEMPNSPQALTDERSNSKTLNRTNLTVFLVTLLFILSYIPCLSLQVARTIIQYELNMNHVTELFYCIGMRSYFLSNSLNPIIYGYCNRQFGDEFKRLFSRYKEVSRNLKNGRVSKNSDSSSSSGKLQTTTCECSS